TTAGGCGGGACAGTTTTTGAACAACCGGTAGGTGAGGACCGGTGCCAGCAGTTGACAGTGGACCGCCCAGAAGGGGTCCTGACCGGCTGGGAACGGGAGGAACGGGGTTGGTTTCGCTCCGGGGCGCGAGTGGTAGCACCGCCGCCGGGCTTTTCGGTGTTGGCCCACACCGCCGCTCTACCGGTGGCTGTGATGGCGGATCTTGAGCGGCACTTGTACGGAGTGGGGTTTCAGCCTCAGGTGGCCGCTACGGCCAAAGGTGTGCTGCTGCTGCGCGCGTTCCTGTTTGATATTTGTCGTCTAAGCGGCCAGTGGAACATGGGAACCTTTGCCGAAGAAGCCATGGCCGCGATTCGCACCCAGGTGGGGACGGGGCAGGTAATATGCGGTTTAAGTGGTGGGGTCGATTCGTCGGTGGCTGCCACTTTGGTCCACCGGGCAGTAGGCGATCAGCTTACCAGTATTTTTGTCGATCATGGATTGATGCGTCAAGACGAGCCGGAACAGGTAATGTCTACTTTTCGGCAGCGCGGGTTCAAACTGATTTACGTGGATGCGCGTCAGCGTTTTCTAACCCGGCTGGCCCAGGTCTCCGACCCGGAGAAAAAGCGCAAAATAATCGGGGAAGAATTCATTCGCGTGTTCGAACAAGAAGCGGAGCGCCTGGGCCAAGTAGATTTTTTGGTCCAGGGAACGGTTTATCCCGATGTGATCGAAAGCGGCAGCGGTTCGGCTGTAAGGGTGAAGTCCCACCACAATGTGGGTGGGCTGCCGGAAAAGATGGATCTTAAGCTAATCGAACCTTTGCGCTTTTTGTTCAAGGACGAGGTGCGCCGGCTGGGCGAGGAGCTGGGGTTGCCGGCAGAGATGGTCTGGCGTCATCCTTTCCCCGGTCCTGGTTTAGCAGTCCGCGTATTAGGGGAAGTGACAGCGGAAAAACTGGCTATTTTACGGGCAGCCGATGCCATTGTTATCGAGGAGATCAAAGCGGCTGGGTTGTACCGAAAACTGTGGCAAGTTTTTGCCGTATTGCCTGATATCAAAAGCGTGGGTGTAACCCACGGTGCACGCACCTATGCTTATACCGTCGGTATTCGGGCGGTAGAGAGCACCGATGCCATGACAGCCCAGTGGGCCGAGCTGCCGTACGAAGTGCTGGATAAAATAGCGCAGCGCCTAACTAGTGAAGTGCCTCATGTTAACCGGGTGGTGTATGATATTACTTCCAAGCCACCGGCCACTATTGAGTGGGAATAAAAAAGCTCCCCTGAGGTGGGAATACTGACCCACAAATCAGTACCGTCTTGAGAATCCTTCGCCCCCTAGGTAAGACATTGGCTGTCTGTAGTACCTTTGGACGGTGATTCAGGTATAGCCACCATGAAAAGGACTTAGTTTACCCGCGTAGTGAACAGCAACAGCAGCCAAGTGGTAAGAGGATACTTTAACATTGGCTATGACTAGGCGAACGTTATTACGGAAAACGGTGATAATGTTCGCTTTTTGTATTGACAAAGGCAGGTAGCCTTGCTATCATGGACATGGAATGAAATAGCAAAATAGGGATACCTCAGGCAGTGCGGAATCGGCGGCTGTGTAGAGCCGGCGTAACCTAAATATGCGTGAGGGAAAGTGTGCCTAGGGTTCCGCGCACATACGGTCTGGACCAAGTGGCACAGGCGCTGTAGCGCTACACCGAAGGGGGAAAAGCCCAGGCGGGGAGGTTTCACTCAGCAAAAGAAACCACCCGGCTGGCTGTTTTATTTTATGGGTAGTGCTGAAACTGTGATGTTGTAACCTATGGTAGGAGAGACTAGGTGAGGGAGGAATATTCATGGACAAAGAGCCTCAAGTGGGCATCGTTTTAGGCAGTGCGTCCGATGGTGCTTTAGGTCAGGAAATTACAAAAGTCTTGACTTCTTTTGAGGTGTCGTTTGAGCTGGTGGTGGCTTCGGCCCACCGTACACCCCAAAAGGCTTCTTTGTACGCTAAGGAAGCAGCCGGACGGGGGATAAAGGTACTTATTGCTGTTGCCGGTTTGGCGGCCCATCTGCCGGGAGTACTGGCGGCGGATACCGTACTTCCTGTTATTGGGGTGCCGGCGGCAGGAGGGACTTTGGGCGGGCTGGATGCCCTGCTGTCCATAGCCCAGATGCCGGGAGGCATTCCCGTAGCTTCTGTTGGTATCAACAATGGTAAGAACGCGGCCCTGCTGGCAGTGGCTATTTTGGCTCTCTCCAGCCAAAGCCTGGCTCAGCGGTTACAGGCGTATCGCCAGGAACTGGCAGCCCAGGTAGAGGTGGGGGAGCAGGAAGTATTGCGGGAATTGTGATCTTAGGTCAAATGTTTCCCACCATAATGCTGTTCATTTGCTTACCGGTCTTTTGCTCGCTTTTGTGAAGTCCACAAAGCAGGATAAGGTCAGTGAGTAAGTGAAGGGGCTAGGTGTCGTGTAGTTGTCTGGTTGTATGGCCATCCTGAAAGCGGGGCTAAGCCCTCGATCAAAAGAGCGCAGACCAGTGAGGACAGGGCGGAGCGGCTGTTTCCCACCTTACAGGGTGTACAGGGAGCGAAGCGAGTTGCCCGAAGCCCCCGAGCGAGCCAAGCTCCGTCGTTCTGGGGGGCGCCGCGGAGCGTAAGGATAACCTGTAACCGGATCAACCATGAAAAAAAGGGGGTTTTTCTGATGGTGGATTACAAAAGCATGGGGCTTTCCGACGAAGAATATTCAAAGATCGTAAAGCTCATGGGGCGGGAGCCCAATGAGACCGAGACCGGAATCTTTGCTGTCATGTGGTCCGAACACTGCGGCTATAAGAATTCACGTCCGCTGCTCAAACTATTTCCCACCGAGGGTAAATATGTCCTTCAGGGGCCGGGCGAAAATGCCGGAGTAGTGGATATTGGCGACGGACAAGCAGCGGTATTTAAGATCGAGAGCCACAATCACCCGTCGGCAGTGGAACCGTATGAAGGAGCGGCCACCGGCGTGGGCGGCATTGTGCGTGACGTGTTTGCTATGGGTGCCCGTCCGATAGCGTCTATTAATTCTTTGCGCTTTGGCGAGCTTAACGATAATCACACCCGCTGGATATTTGATGGGGTGGTGGACGGCATTGCCGGCTATGGTAATACCCTGGGCGTGCCTACAGTAGCCGGGGAAGTGTATTTTAGCCCTTCCTACCAGGGTAACCCACTGGTAAACGCCATGGTGGTGGGACTTTTAACCGGTGATCCGGCTAAAGGGTTAGCAGCCGGCGTAGGTAACAAGGTGCTCCTGGCCGGTGGCAAAACAGGGCGCGACGGTGTTCATGGGGCCACTTTTGCTTCCGGGGAGTTGGACGAAAAGTTGGAGGAACGGCGAGAGGCTATTCCGGCCGGTAACCCGGAGCTGGAAAAACGCCTCATCGAGGCTTGTCTGGAAGCACTGGCTGCCGGGCACGTGGTGGGTATGCAGGATCTGGGTGCAGCCGGCCTTACTTCTTCCAGTGCCGAGATGGCGTCACGGGCCGGCACGGGCATGGAGATGGATCTTTCATTGGTTCCGGTCAAAGAAGAAGGCCTTACCCCGTACGAAATGATGCTGTCGGAATCGCAAGAACGCATGCTGCTGGTAGTTGAGCAGGGTTACGAAGAAGAAGTGCGGCAAATTTTCACCCGCTGGGATATCGAATCGGTCTATATTGGACAAGTAACAGACGATGGCCTCCTTAGAGTCTACCATGACGGGGAGATTGCCGCCGAAGTGCCGACAAAATATCTCACCGAAGAAGTGCCCACGTACGTACGCCAAGGTCAGATGCCCGGTTATCTCAAGGAGGAACAGTCTTTCGATTGGAGCACTCTGCCGGAGCCCGCTGACTACAACGAAGCTTTGCTTAAGCTGATGTCGTCAGGGAATATCTGTAGCCGTAAATATATCTGGGAAAAGTTCGATATTGAGGCCCAGGGCAACACAGTAGTGGGACCGGGTTCGGATGCTGCGGTGCTTCAAGTGGAAGGAACGAACAAGGGCTTGGCCATAACCGTGGATGGCAACGGACGATATACGTACCTAGATCCCTACACCGGCGGTATGATCGCTGTAGCCGAAGCAGCCCGTAACTTGGCTGTTACCGGAGCCGAACCCTTGGGATTGACCGATGGCCTCAACTTTGGCAACCCGGAAAAGCCGGAGGTATATTGGCAGCTACAAAAGGCCATTGAGGGCATGGCAGCCGCTTGCCGGGCGCTGGAGATTCCAGTGGTAGGCGGAAATGTGAGCCTATACAACGAGATCGAAGGCCAGGCCATTTTCCCCACCCCTATAGTCGGTATGGTGGGCTTGCTGCCGGATGTGTCCAAACACGCGCGGCAGGGATTTCGAGCGGCCGGGGATCTAATTGTGCTGCTGGGCAGTACAGAGGATGAACTAGGTGGCAGCGAGTATCTGTATGCGCTGCACAATCTGGAAACGGGACGTCCGCCGCACCTGGATTTGGACCGCGAACTTCGGATTCAGAGCTTATGCCGCCAGGCTATAGCCCGGGGACTGTTGGCTTCGGCCCACGATGTTTCCGACGGCGGGCTGGTGGTAGCTATAGCCGAAAGCTGCCTGACTGGGAAAAACGGTCCCCTAGGTGCCACAGTCAAGGTAGACCTTGGCAGCTTGCGCCGAGACAGTGCCTACTTCGGTGAGACTCAATCCAGGGTTGTGGTGTCAGTAGCACCGGATAAACTTACGGCCCTGGAGAACCTCACCGCTGACTTTGGCGTACCCTATACTGTTTTGGGTAAAACCGGTGGCGATCACTTTACAGTGGACGATGTTATCTCGCTGCCGTTAACAAAACTGCAGCAGGCTTGGGAGGGGACATTTTAATGCCGCCACTTAAAGTTAGGGAAAAGTGCGGCGTGTTCGGTATTTATGCTCCGGGCGAAGACGTGGGGCGGTTAACTTACATGGGGCTGTTTGCTCTGCAGCATCGCGGGCAAGAAAGTGCCGGTATAGCTATCACGGACGGTCGAACCATTGTATTGGAGAAAGACCGAGGCTTGGTGGCCGAAGTGTTCACTCCCGAACGGCAGCAACGTCTCCATGGCAAGTTAGCTATCGGCCATGTGTTGTACGGCAATACCGATACCCAAAGTAACGTGGAAAATGCTGAACCTCTGGCGGTAATGTCCCGCCGGGGTTCCTTGGCTTTGGCCCATAACGGAGAAATTACCAATGCCGATGCCCTAAGAGCTGAACTCAGTCGTCGTGGCTATCTGTTTCGTACCGACAGTGATATCGAAGTTATCGCCAGTCTCGTTGCTCAAGCGGAAGATCCGGACTTAACCTCGGCCCTTATATCTACCCTCAGAAAACTAAACGGTGCTTATGCCTTGGTGGTGCTAACTCCCGATCGTATTATGGGTATTCGCGACCCGCACGGCATTCGCCCGCTGTCTTTGGGCCGGTTCGACGGCGGTTATGTCTTGGCCTCAGAAACGTGTGCCTTCGATACCGTTGGTGCCCAGTTTATCCGACCGGTAGAGCCGGGTGAATTGGTGACCATAGGACCGGACGGTATTTCGTCCCAGCGTTTTGCTCCCGGTGAAAAAGCGGTCTGCACCTTTGAGTATATCTATTTTGCCCGCCCCGACAGTCTGATCGAAGGGATCGGTGTTCATGGCGCCCGCCGGCGGGCCGGCCGGATTTTGGCCTCTGAACACCCGGCCAAGGCCGATATGGTTATTTCTGTACCCGACTCGGGCACATCGGCAGCTTTGGGTTATGCGGAGGCAGCCGGAATTCCCCTGGATGCAGGGTTGATCAAGAACCGCTATGTGGGGCGGACGTTCATAAAACCGAGCCAGAAGGACCGGGAATTTGCTGTGCAGCTAAAGCTCAGTCCTTTGCAGGAGGTATTGGCCGGAAAGAGTGTGGTAATGGTAGACGATTCCATTGTCCGCGGAACCACCTGTGGGCGGTTGGTCCGAATGCTGAAGAAGGCCGGGGTGAAGAACGTGCATGTACGAGTAGCCTCGCCACCGGTAATCAGCCCCTGTTACTACGGTATTGACACCCCTTACCGCCAAGAGTTGGTGGCCGCGCAGTTGACGATTGAGGCTATTCGGACTAACATCGGTGCTGACTCGTTGGGTTTCCTCAGTACAGAGGGGCTAAAAAACGCTATCGGACTTCCGGATGATCCTTATTGCATGGCCTGTTTCAGCGGTCATTACCCCGCCGGTCGACCGGACAAGGAAGAGGAGGAATAACAGGATGCCGACAGAAAGCTGGAGCTATGCCAAGGCCGGTGTAGACATCAATGCCGGCAACGAAGCCGTACGACGAATCAAACCCTTGGTACAGGGGACCATGAGGCCGGAGGTACTGTCCGGTATCGGCGGCTTTGCCGGCTTGTTTGCCTTGGCCGAGGGAAAATACCGCCGGCCGGTGCTAGTGTCAGGTTGTGACGGTGTGGGTACCAAGCTAAAAGTTGCCTTTGCTGTAGATAAGCACGACACGGTCGGCATAGATTGTGTGGCTATGTGTGTAAACGACATCTTAGTTCTAGGGGCCGAACCTCTGTTTTTCCTGGATTACCTAGCGGTAGGGCGCTTAATGCCGGAACAAGTGGAGCAGGTAGTACGCGGTGTGGCCGAAGGTTGCCGGCAAGCCGGCTGTGCGCTGCTCGGTGGAGAGACGGCGGAGATGCCGGGGTTTTATCCAGCGGGCGAATACGATCTGGCCGGGTTTGCTGTCGGCGTAGTGGAAAAAGACAGCATCATCGATGGCCGCACCGTGGTTCCCGGAGATGTTATCTTAGGACTCGGTTCCAACGGACTGCACAGCAATGGGTTTTCACTGGTGCGCAAGGTGCTGTTAGAAGAATCCCAGTTGAATCTGGCTTGTTCTGCAGATGACTTCAGACACTCGTTGGGGGAAGAGCTGCTGGAGCCCACCCGGATCTATGTACCATCTATTCTTGGTTTATTACCGCAGGTTTCTGTGAAGGGCATGGCTCATATCACCGGCGGCGGGTTAGTGGAAAATGTGGTCCGAGTGCTGCCGGCAGGGACCAAAGCGGTGATTAAGGCCGGCAGTTGGCCAGTACCACCTATATTTAACCTTATTCGTGAACAGGGTCAGGTGGCAGAGGCGGAGATGGCGCGCACGTTTAACTTAGGAGTTGGGTTCGTGGTTATTGTTGCTGCTGCTGATGCCGCTCGGGCGACCGAGATCCTGGCCGGTACAGGAGAAAAAGTCTATACCGTAGGCAGGGTGACAGCCGGTGATCCGGCGGTAGAGATAGGAGGGAGCATTTTCTCATGAAATCGGGCTTAGCAGTGTTAGCTTCCGGGCGCGGCACGAACCTTCAGGCCATCATCGATGCCTGGGAGCACGGTACTCTACCGGTAGACATTGTCGGTGTGCTCAGCAACAATCCAACAGCCCAAGCTCTTGATCGAGCCCGATCCTGTGGCATTCCCACAGCGGTGCTTCGGCTTAAAGACTACCCCGATCGGCGCTCCTATGGGGAAGCGTTAGTTAAGCAGCTACAAGATTGGCAGACGGACCTAGTGGCCTTGGCCGGCTTTATGCTGCTGCTCGACCCAGTGGTTATTGAAGCGTTTCCTCATCGAATCCTCAATATCCATCCGGCCCTGCTACCGTCGTTTAAGGGCATTAACGCCCAGCAGCAGGCGCTGGACTATGGGGTACGTGTCACCGGTTGCACTGTTCATCTTGTGGATGAGGACATGGATACCGGGCCGATAATATTACAAGCAGCAGTCCCGGTACTGCCAAACGATACCGAAGAAACTCTGGCGGCGCGCATTCTGACCGAAGAACATCGCCTTTATCCCGAAGCCATTCGGTTGCTGGCCGCCGGCAGGATAAAGGTTTGTGGCCGCAAAGTACGGATTTTGGCTAAAGGAGAAGATAACATTGATCAAAATTAACAGGGCTTTGTTGTCGGTATCGGACAAGAGCGGGCTAATTGAGTTGGCCCAAGGGTTGGTTCAAGCTGGGGTCGAGATCATATCTTCAGGAGGAACAGCCAAGGCGTTGGCCGAGGCCAGACTACCGGTGCGGCGGGTAGAAGAGATTACCGGCTTTCCCGAAATCTTGGACGGTCGGGTCAAGACCTTACATCCGGCGATTCATGCTGGGATACTGGCCCGACGCGACGTGCCGGAACATATGGCCAAGTTACAGGAACTGGGCCTTGCTCCCATAGACCTGGTGGTGGTTAACCTGTATCCCTTTGCCGCTACCATTTCCCGGCCCGATGTAACGCTGGCCGAGGCGGTGGAAAACATCGATATCGGTGGACCGACGCTGATCCGAGCTGCAGCCAAGAACCATCAAGGTGTAGCAGTGGTGGTTAATCCGGACCGCTATGGTGACATATTGGCCGAACTTAAGGCCGAAGGCGGTATTAGCGCTGAGACGGCTTATGGGCTGGCGGCGGAAGCTTTTGCCCATACCGCTCAGTATGACACTGTAATTGCCGGCTACTTAGGAAAACAAGAACAGGCTTTTCCGGACAACCTGCATTTGGCTTACATTAAGGCCCTGGATCTTCGCTACGGCGAGAATCCTCATCAAAAAGCAGCGCTGTATGTGGAGCCGGGCAAAAGTTGCGGGATCCCCGGGGCCAAGAAACTGCACGGCAAGGATCTATCCTTTAACAATATTAACGATGCTAACGGTGCTTGGGAACTGGTACAACAGTTTACGGCTCCTTGTGCCGTCGGGGTCAAACATAGCAATCCTTGTGGTGTAGGGGTGGCCGCTGATCTTTTAACTGCTTGGCAAAAAGCATACGATGGTGACCCGGTATCTATTTTCGGTGGGATTGTGGCTTTTAACCAGACGGTAACAGCCGAGGTGGTGGCAGAACTCAACAAGATTTTCTTAGAAGTGGTCATTGCTCCTGACTACGCGCCCGAGGCCTTGGACCTTCTTAAAACAAAGAAAAACCGCATTGTGCTACAGGCCGTACCGGGCGGCCAAGGTCGCGAGCGGGATCTGAAAAAGGTTCGCGGCGGTCTGTTGGCACAAGAACTAGACCAACAAGATTACGCTCCAGACGATTTGAAAGTGGTCACCAAACGGACCCCGACGGCTAAAGAAATGAAGGATCTGAAGTTTGCCTGGAAAGTGGTTAAGTATGTAAAATCCAACGCTATTGTCTTGGCTAAGGACGAGCAAATCATCGGAGTGGGAGCGGGCCAGATGAACCGTGTGGGAGCAGTGGATATTTCGGCTCGTCAAGCGGGGCCGAAAGCCCAGGGCGCTGTCATGGCCTCCGATGCCTTTTTCCCCATGCCCGATTCAGTGGCGAGAGCGGCTGAGGCCGGCGTTACAGCTATTATTCAGCCAGGCGGATCGGTGCGCGACGAAGATTCTATCCGAGCGGCAGACGAAGCCGGTATAGCCATGGTGTTTACCGGGATGAGGCATTTTAGGCACTAGAGTGGACCTAGTTGGCGTGGGAACAGGCTAGTTGATACGAGGAGGGTGTTACGCTGTGAAAATTCTGATAGTGGGCGGTGGCGGGCGCGAACATACGCTGGCCTGGAAACTGGCGCAGAGCCCACGGGTGAAGCGGGCATTTGTAGCGCCGGGTAATGCCGGTACACGTCAGGTAGCAGAGAATGTGCCCATTGTAGCTACAGATATAGAAGGGCTAGCCAATTGGGCCGAAGAGCAAAGGATTGATCTTACAGTGGTAGGGCCGGAGGCACCGCTTACCGCCGGGTTGGTAGATGCTTTCACAGCCCGAGGGCTGAAGGCGTTTGGCCCTACGCGCGAAGCGGCAGCTATCGAGGGGAGCAAGGTTTTCAGTAAGAACCTGATGCAAAAGTATAACATTCCCACTGCAGCCTATGCTGTGTTTACGGAACCGGACAAGGCTAAAGACTACGTACGGCAAAAAGAGCTGCCGGTGGTACTTAAGGCCGATGGACTGGCGGCCGGAAAAGGTGTGGTGATAGCCCAGAACCAAGACGAGGCCATGAAAGCGGTGGAAGATATATTGGAGGCCGGTGTCTTTGGCGCTGCCGGCAATCGGTTGGTGGTGGAGGAATTTCTCCAGGGGGAAGAAGTAACAGTTCTGGCTTTTTGTGACGGGGAGCATGTTCTACCCCTGGCGTCTTCACAGGATCATAAGCGCATTTTCGATGGAGATAAGGGGCCGAACACCGGCGGGATGGGTGCCTATTCGCCGGTGCCAGCCTTAACGTCGGCCCTGGCTGCGGAAGTGGAAAAGACGATTCTAAAACCCACCGTCCAAGCCATGGCCGCCGAGGGCCACCCCTTTAGCGGAATATTGTATGCCGGACTCATGCTCACGGCAGACGGGCCAAAGGTATTGGAATTTAACGCTCGCTTTGGTGATCCTGAAGCCCAGGCGGTGATACCGCGTCTTTGTACGGATCTGGTCGGTGTGATCGAAGCGGCCCTACAGGGTCAGCTGGATAAAGTACAGCTTAGTTGGCGTCCGGAAGCGGCTCTCACAGTGGTGTTGGCATCGGCGGGTTATCCGGGCCCATATGAAACCGGAGGCCCAATTTCAGGTTTAGAAGAAGCGGCGAAACTGCAGGGCATCTATGTTTTTCATGCCGGAACGGCTGTTGCCGGGGGTAAGGTAGTCACAGCCGGCGGCCGGGTGTTGGCTGTTACCGCTTTGGGAGCGGACCTTGGTGTGGCCCAACAGCGAGCCTATCAGGCGGTGGAGCAGATCAAGTTCGAAGGGTGCCATTTCCGCCGGGACATTGGATGGCGAGCTCTTAGCCGATAAGACAAGAAATTGAACGCCCAGGGCAGAAGAATGCAGAGGAAACGAGATAACTAACAACGAATTCAAATGTGAGGATCTACAAGGTATTTTGACTACCAGTAGCGAATGTAAAGACTATATGCCGAATGATGCTAGAGTTACTAGTGTCGGAGAACTACGAGAGAGGTGTTTGCAAACATGCTGTCGGACATTGAGATTGCCCAAGGGGCAAAACTGAGGCCCATTACGGAGGTGGCATCCTCCCTCGGTCTCGGGGAGGAAGATCTGGAGTTGTATGGGCGCTATAAGGCTAAGATAAGCCCAGCGGTTTGGGAGCGGGTTAAGGATCAACCGGACGGAAAACTGGTTCTGGTCACGGCTATCAACCCGACCCCTGCTGGAGAAGGAAAGACCACTGTTTCAGTTGGCTTAGCCGATGCTTTGAGCCAACTGGGTAAGAAGATAATGGTAGCGCTCAGAGAGCCTTCGCTTGGTCCCAGTTTTGGTCTTAAGGGCGGTGCCGCCGGGGGTGGATATGCGCAAGTAGTACCGATGGAAGATATCAACTTACACTTCACCGGCGACATTCATGCAGTTACCACCGCTCATAATCTGCTGTCGGCCATTATAGACAACCACTTACAACAGGGTAACGAACTGGGTATTGATCCTCGACGCATTACTTGGAAGCGAGTCATGGACATGAACGAGCGAGCGCTGAGAAAGGTGGTTGTCGGACTGGGCGGCCGGCCCCATGGGGTGCCTCGAGAAGACAGCTTCGACATATCAGTGGCGTCGGAAGTTATGGCTAGTTTGTGCCTGGCTGATAGCTTAACCGAGCTCAAAGAACGGCTGGCCCGCATCGTTATCGGCTATACCTATGACGCTAAACCGGTGACAGTAAGGGATCTTAACGCCCAAGGTGCCATGACCATCTTACTTAAAGATGCACTAAAGCCAAATCTGGTTCAGACTCTGGGACAAGTACCGGCGTTTGTGCACGGCGGCCCCTTTGCCAATATTGCTCACGGTTGCAATAGTATTCAGGCCACTCGTCTGGGGCTGAAACTGGCCGACTACATGGTAACAGAAGCCGGTTTCGGTGCTGATTTAGGGGCCGAGAAGTTCTTGGATATCAAATGTAGGGTAGCTGGCCTTAAGCCCAACGCAGTGGTAATCGTGGCCAGTATTCGCGCCTTAAAGGCCCATGGCGGTGTAGCTAAGACCGAGCTCAAGAAAGAGAATGTACCGGCTTTAGAAACGGGTTTTGCCAACTTAGAAAAACAAGTGGAAAACATCCGAGGCTTTGGTTTGCCAGCGGTGGTGGCTATCAACCGCTTCCCCACCGATACCAAAGCTGAGATCGAGAAGCTGAGCGAGCTTTGCCGTCGGTTTGGCGTTCCTTTTGCCTTGACAGATGTGTGGGCCCAAGGCGGTGCCGGCGGTATCGAACTGGCCCAGGAAGTGATGGCAGCAGCCGAGCGGCCGTCGAACTTTACCTTTATGTATGATCGGGCCCAATCACCGAAAGAGAAGATTGCTGCCATTGCCACCAAAGTTTACGGTGCGGCCAAAGTAGAGTACACAGCCGAAGCTGAGCGGGATCTG
The DNA window shown above is from Bacillota bacterium and carries:
- the purD gene encoding phosphoribosylamine--glycine ligase, coding for MKILIVGGGGREHTLAWKLAQSPRVKRAFVAPGNAGTRQVAENVPIVATDIEGLANWAEEQRIDLTVVGPEAPLTAGLVDAFTARGLKAFGPTREAAAIEGSKVFSKNLMQKYNIPTAAYAVFTEPDKAKDYVRQKELPVVLKADGLAAGKGVVIAQNQDEAMKAVEDILEAGVFGAAGNRLVVEEFLQGEEVTVLAFCDGEHVLPLASSQDHKRIFDGDKGPNTGGMGAYSPVPALTSALAAEVEKTILKPTVQAMAAEGHPFSGILYAGLMLTADGPKVLEFNARFGDPEAQAVIPRLCTDLVGVIEAALQGQLDKVQLSWRPEAALTVVLASAGYPGPYETGGPISGLEEAAKLQGIYVFHAGTAVAGGKVVTAGGRVLAVTALGADLGVAQQRAYQAVEQIKFEGCHFRRDIGWRALSR
- a CDS encoding formate--tetrahydrofolate ligase, with protein sequence MLSDIEIAQGAKLRPITEVASSLGLGEEDLELYGRYKAKISPAVWERVKDQPDGKLVLVTAINPTPAGEGKTTVSVGLADALSQLGKKIMVALREPSLGPSFGLKGGAAGGGYAQVVPMEDINLHFTGDIHAVTTAHNLLSAIIDNHLQQGNELGIDPRRITWKRVMDMNERALRKVVVGLGGRPHGVPREDSFDISVASEVMASLCLADSLTELKERLARIVIGYTYDAKPVTVRDLNAQGAMTILLKDALKPNLVQTLGQVPAFVHGGPFANIAHGCNSIQATRLGLKLADYMVTEAGFGADLGAEKFLDIKCRVAGLKPNAVVIVASIRALKAHGGVAKTELKKENVPALETGFANLEKQVENIRGFGLPAVVAINRFPTDTKAEIEKLSELCRRFGVPFALTDVWAQGGAGGIELAQEVMAAAERPSNFTFMYDRAQSPKEKIAAIATKVYGAAKVEYTAEAERDLKAIHGQGYDDLLICIAKTQYSLTDDPTLVGRPRDFTIIVREVRLSAGAGFLVAVTGQIMTMPGLPKRPAALSMDIDAQGRITGLF